One part of the Ursus arctos isolate Adak ecotype North America unplaced genomic scaffold, UrsArc2.0 scaffold_14, whole genome shotgun sequence genome encodes these proteins:
- the YJU2B gene encoding probable splicing factor YJU2B isoform X1 encodes MGERKGVNKYYPPDFNPEKHGSLNRYHNSHPLRERARKLSQGILIIRFEMPYNIWCDGCKNHIGMGVRYNAEKKKVGNYYTTPIYRQLQGSLSLGFRLQHRLSGLFQSSAHHPTLVAYAVAASVASAGRFRMKCHLCVNYIEMQTDPANCDYVIVSGAQRKEERWDMADNEQVLTTEHEKKQKLETDAMFRLEHGEADRSTLKKALPTLSHIQEAQSAWKDDFALNSMLRKRFREKKKAMQEEEERDQALQAKASLAIPLVPETEDDRRLAALLKFHTLDSYEDKQKLKRTEIISRSWFPTAPGPATSSSKAGHVLKKLAQNRRSAPACSPVTVGDLGIVRRRSREVSESPQHAAENPKSGEPWVPDGPTSPRDCSPETAETPKSRGPLGQEGKCQDRPQSPPGSSQEAATPQDTPHLCTLSSSLVADYSDSESE; translated from the exons ATG GGTGAAAGGAAAGGTGTAAACAAGTACTACCCTCCGGATTTCAATCCTGAAAAG CATGGCTCCCTCAACCGATACCACAACAGCCACCCGCTCCGGGAGCGGGCTCGGAAGCTGTCACAGGGCATCCTCATCATCAG GTTTGAGATGCCGTATAACATCTGGTGTGACGGCTGCAAGAACCACATCGGCATGG gtgtTCGCTACAATGCAGAAAAGAAGAAGGTTGGCAATTATTACACAACCCCAATCTACAG ACAGCTAcaaggctccctctccctcgggTTTCGGCTCCAACACCGCCTCTCAGGCCTTTTCCAAAGCAGCGCTCACCACCCGACACTGGTTGCTTATGCCGTTGCTGCCAGTGTGGCCTCTGCCGGAAG GTTCCGGATGAAATGCCACCTCTGCGTCAACTACATCGAGATGCAGACGGACCCCGCCAACTGTGACTATGTGATCGTGAGCGGCGCCCAGCGCAAGGAGGAGCGCTGGGACATGGCGGACAACGAGCAGGTGCTGACGACAG AGCACGAGAAGAAGCAGAAGCTGGAGACAGACGCCATGTTCCGCCTGGAGCATGGCGAGGCCGACCGGAGCACACTCAAGAAGGCCCTCCCCACCCTGAGCCACATCCAGGAGGCCCAGAGCGCCTGGAAGGATGACTTCGCGCTCAACAGCATGCTGCGGAAGAGGTTCCGG gaaaagaaaaaagccatgcaggaggaggaagagagggaccaGGCGCTGCAGGCTAAGGCGAGCCTGGCCATCCCACTGGTGCCCGAGACAGAGGACGACCGCAGGCTGGCCGCCCTTCTCAAGTTCCACACCCTGGACT cctACGAGGACAAGCAGAAACTCAAGCGGACAGAGATCATCAGCCGCTCCTGGTTCCCCACTGCCCCGGGCCCCGCCACCAGCAGCAGCAAAGCCGGCCACGTCCTGAAGAAGCTGGCCCAGAACCGCAGATCTGCACCGGCCTGCTCCCCCGTCACTGTAGGGGACCTGGGCATCGTGCGGCGGCGGTCCCGGGAGGTCTCAGAGAGCCCCCAGCACGCAGCGGAGAACCCCAAGTCTGGGGAGCCTTGGGTGCCAGATGGGCCCACGTCCCCCCGAGACTGCTCTCCAGAGACAGCTGAGACCCCCAAGAGCAGGGGGCctctggggcaggaggggaagtGTCAGGACAGGCCCCAGTCCCCACCAGGCTCCTCTCAGGAGGCGGCCACCCCCCAGGACACGCCACACCTGTGCACCCTCAGCTCCTCTCTTGTGGCTGATTACTCCGACTCAGAGAGCGAGTGA
- the YJU2B gene encoding probable splicing factor YJU2B isoform X2 has protein sequence MGERKGVNKYYPPDFNPEKHGSLNRYHNSHPLRERARKLSQGILIIRFEMPYNIWCDGCKNHIGMGVRYNAEKKKVGNYYTTPIYRFRMKCHLCVNYIEMQTDPANCDYVIVSGAQRKEERWDMADNEQVLTTEHEKKQKLETDAMFRLEHGEADRSTLKKALPTLSHIQEAQSAWKDDFALNSMLRKRFREKKKAMQEEEERDQALQAKASLAIPLVPETEDDRRLAALLKFHTLDSYEDKQKLKRTEIISRSWFPTAPGPATSSSKAGHVLKKLAQNRRSAPACSPVTVGDLGIVRRRSREVSESPQHAAENPKSGEPWVPDGPTSPRDCSPETAETPKSRGPLGQEGKCQDRPQSPPGSSQEAATPQDTPHLCTLSSSLVADYSDSESE, from the exons ATG GGTGAAAGGAAAGGTGTAAACAAGTACTACCCTCCGGATTTCAATCCTGAAAAG CATGGCTCCCTCAACCGATACCACAACAGCCACCCGCTCCGGGAGCGGGCTCGGAAGCTGTCACAGGGCATCCTCATCATCAG GTTTGAGATGCCGTATAACATCTGGTGTGACGGCTGCAAGAACCACATCGGCATGG gtgtTCGCTACAATGCAGAAAAGAAGAAGGTTGGCAATTATTACACAACCCCAATCTACAG GTTCCGGATGAAATGCCACCTCTGCGTCAACTACATCGAGATGCAGACGGACCCCGCCAACTGTGACTATGTGATCGTGAGCGGCGCCCAGCGCAAGGAGGAGCGCTGGGACATGGCGGACAACGAGCAGGTGCTGACGACAG AGCACGAGAAGAAGCAGAAGCTGGAGACAGACGCCATGTTCCGCCTGGAGCATGGCGAGGCCGACCGGAGCACACTCAAGAAGGCCCTCCCCACCCTGAGCCACATCCAGGAGGCCCAGAGCGCCTGGAAGGATGACTTCGCGCTCAACAGCATGCTGCGGAAGAGGTTCCGG gaaaagaaaaaagccatgcaggaggaggaagagagggaccaGGCGCTGCAGGCTAAGGCGAGCCTGGCCATCCCACTGGTGCCCGAGACAGAGGACGACCGCAGGCTGGCCGCCCTTCTCAAGTTCCACACCCTGGACT cctACGAGGACAAGCAGAAACTCAAGCGGACAGAGATCATCAGCCGCTCCTGGTTCCCCACTGCCCCGGGCCCCGCCACCAGCAGCAGCAAAGCCGGCCACGTCCTGAAGAAGCTGGCCCAGAACCGCAGATCTGCACCGGCCTGCTCCCCCGTCACTGTAGGGGACCTGGGCATCGTGCGGCGGCGGTCCCGGGAGGTCTCAGAGAGCCCCCAGCACGCAGCGGAGAACCCCAAGTCTGGGGAGCCTTGGGTGCCAGATGGGCCCACGTCCCCCCGAGACTGCTCTCCAGAGACAGCTGAGACCCCCAAGAGCAGGGGGCctctggggcaggaggggaagtGTCAGGACAGGCCCCAGTCCCCACCAGGCTCCTCTCAGGAGGCGGCCACCCCCCAGGACACGCCACACCTGTGCACCCTCAGCTCCTCTCTTGTGGCTGATTACTCCGACTCAGAGAGCGAGTGA
- the MRI1 gene encoding methylthioribose-1-phosphate isomerase isoform X2 has protein sequence MALEAIRYSRGSLEILDQLLLPQHSRYEPVGSVRQAWEAIRAMKVRGAPAIALVGCLSLAVELQAGAGGPGLAALVAFVRDALSFLVTARPTAVNMARAARHLAETAALEAEREGATEEAVRERVIRCAEDMLEKDLKDNRSIGDLGARHLLERAAPGGGKVTVLTHCNTGALATAGYGTALGVIRSLHALGRLDHAFCTETRPYNQGARLTAFELVYEQIPATLIADSMAAAAMAHRGVSGQQLSSWEPTAWLPTVTRPTRWAPTSWPSPPSTTASPSTWLPPAPHVTSVWRRAGRSSSRSAQGRS, from the exons ATGGCTCTGGAGGCGATCCGCTACTCTCGGGGCTCGCTGGAGATCCTCGACCAGCTGCTCCTGCCCCAGCACAGCCGCTACGAGCCAGTGGGCTCGGTGCGCCAGGCCTGGGAGGCTATCCGCGCCATGAAG GTGCGCGGCGCCCCGGCCATCGCGCTCGTGGGCTGCCTCAGCCTCGCCGTGGAGCTGCAGGCGGGCGCGGGGGGACCGGGACTCGCCGCGCTGGTGGCTTTCGTGCGCGACGCGCTGAGCTTCCTGGTCACCGCCCGGCCCACCGCCGTCAACATGGCCCGCGCTGCCCGCCACCTGGCCGAGACCGCAGCCCTGGAGGCTGAGCGCGAGGGTGCCACGGAGGAGGCGGTCCGGGAGAG AGTGATCCGCTGCGCTGAGGACATGCTGGAGAAAGACCTCAAAGACAATCGGAGCATCGGGGACCTAGGAGCCCGCCACCTGCTGGAGCGGGCAGCTCCTGGGGGCGGCAAGGTGACCGTGCTGACCCACTGTAACACTGGTGCACTGGCCACTGCTGGCTATGGCACAGCTCTGG GTGTGATCCGCTCACTGCATGCCCTGGGCCGTCTGGATCATGCCTTCTGCACCGAGACCCGACCCTACAACCAGGGAGCCCGGCTGACGGCCTTCGAGCTGGTGTACGAGCAGATCCCCGCCACCCTCATCGCCGACAGCATGGCGGCGGCTGCCATGGCCCACCGGGGTGTGTCAGGTCAGCAG CTGTCGTCGTGGGAGCCGACCGCGTGGTTGCCAACGGTGACACGGCCAACAAGGTGGGCACCTACCAGTTGGCCATCGCCGCCAAGTACCACGGCATCCCCTTCTACGTGGCTGCCCCCAGCTCCTCATGTGACCTCCGTCTGGAGACGGGCAGGGAGATCATCATCGAGGAGCGCCCAGGGCAGGAGCTGA
- the MRI1 gene encoding methylthioribose-1-phosphate isomerase isoform X1, with protein MALEAIRYSRGSLEILDQLLLPQHSRYEPVGSVRQAWEAIRAMKVRGAPAIALVGCLSLAVELQAGAGGPGLAALVAFVRDALSFLVTARPTAVNMARAARHLAETAALEAEREGATEEAVRERVIRCAEDMLEKDLKDNRSIGDLGARHLLERAAPGGGKVTVLTHCNTGALATAGYGTALGVIRSLHALGRLDHAFCTETRPYNQGARLTAFELVYEQIPATLIADSMAAAAMAHRGVSAVVVGADRVVANGDTANKVGTYQLAIAAKYHGIPFYVAAPSSSCDLRLETGREIIIEERPGQELTDVNGVRIAAPGIGVWNPAFDVTPHDLITGGIITELGVFAPEKLRAALSTTVS; from the exons ATGGCTCTGGAGGCGATCCGCTACTCTCGGGGCTCGCTGGAGATCCTCGACCAGCTGCTCCTGCCCCAGCACAGCCGCTACGAGCCAGTGGGCTCGGTGCGCCAGGCCTGGGAGGCTATCCGCGCCATGAAG GTGCGCGGCGCCCCGGCCATCGCGCTCGTGGGCTGCCTCAGCCTCGCCGTGGAGCTGCAGGCGGGCGCGGGGGGACCGGGACTCGCCGCGCTGGTGGCTTTCGTGCGCGACGCGCTGAGCTTCCTGGTCACCGCCCGGCCCACCGCCGTCAACATGGCCCGCGCTGCCCGCCACCTGGCCGAGACCGCAGCCCTGGAGGCTGAGCGCGAGGGTGCCACGGAGGAGGCGGTCCGGGAGAG AGTGATCCGCTGCGCTGAGGACATGCTGGAGAAAGACCTCAAAGACAATCGGAGCATCGGGGACCTAGGAGCCCGCCACCTGCTGGAGCGGGCAGCTCCTGGGGGCGGCAAGGTGACCGTGCTGACCCACTGTAACACTGGTGCACTGGCCACTGCTGGCTATGGCACAGCTCTGG GTGTGATCCGCTCACTGCATGCCCTGGGCCGTCTGGATCATGCCTTCTGCACCGAGACCCGACCCTACAACCAGGGAGCCCGGCTGACGGCCTTCGAGCTGGTGTACGAGCAGATCCCCGCCACCCTCATCGCCGACAGCATGGCGGCGGCTGCCATGGCCCACCGGGGTGTGTCAG CTGTCGTCGTGGGAGCCGACCGCGTGGTTGCCAACGGTGACACGGCCAACAAGGTGGGCACCTACCAGTTGGCCATCGCCGCCAAGTACCACGGCATCCCCTTCTACGTGGCTGCCCCCAGCTCCTCATGTGACCTCCGTCTGGAGACGGGCAGGGAGATCATCATCGAGGAGCGCCCAGGGCAGGAGCTGACCGATGTCAATGGGGTCAGGATCGCAGCCCCCG GCATTGGGGTTTGGAATCCTGCCTTCGATGTCACTCCCCACGACCTCATCACCGGCGGCATCATCACAGAGCTGGGGGTCTTTGCTCCTGAGAAGCTCCGGGCAGCCCTAAGCACCACCGTGTCCTGA
- the CUNH19orf53 gene encoding leydig cell tumor 10 kDa protein homolog: MAQGQRKFQARKPGKSKAAAAASERNRGPRKGGRVIAPKKARIVQQRKLKKDLEVGIRKKIEHDVVMKASSSLPKKLALLRAPAKKEAASSSSTKTPS; encoded by the exons ATGGCGCAGGGGCAGCGCAAGTTCCAGGCGCGGAAGCCGGGGAAGAGCAAAGCAGCGGCAGCGGCCTCGGAGCGAAACCGGGGCCCCAGGAAGGGTG GTCGTGTGATCGCCCCCAAGAAGGCGCGCATCGTGCAGCAGCGGAAGCTCAAGAAG GACCTGGAGGTCGGGATCCGGAAGAAGATCGAACACGACGTGGTAATGAAAGCCAGCAGCAGCCTGCCCAAGAAGCTGGCGCTGCTGAGGGCCCCTGCCAAGAAGGAGgcagcctcttcctcctccaccaagACACCTTCCTAA
- the ZSWIM4 gene encoding zinc finger SWIM domain-containing protein 4 has translation MDPPAAKRSRGCPAGPEERDAGAGAGAVRGRGRPEALLDLSAKRVAESWAFEQVEERFSRVPEPVQKRIVFWSFPRSEREICMYSSLGYQPPEGEHDARVPFTRGLHLLQSGAVDRVLQVGFHLSGNIRELGGPGEPERLYHVSISFDRCKITSVSCGCDNRDLFYCAHVVALSLYRIRHARQVELRLPISETLSQMNRDQLQKFVQYLISAHHTEVLPTAQRLADEILLLGSEINLVHGAPDPTAGAGIEDANCWHLDEEQIQEQVKQLLANGGYYGASQQLRSMFCKVREMLRMRDSNGARMLILMTEQFLQDPRLALWRQQGAGMTDKCRQLWDELGALWVCVVLSPHCKPEERVSWLQLLGKWDQLDVCPLEEGNYSFDGPSLQPTMALSPGPEEEEDEEEEVVAAGSRHTVFGRALQAGSLHWSDAHLQRILASDSYGPSLTGNVGSEKPTFDPQGRPLWLGEPFPTACARVDTLRAHGYPRQALRLASAIVNTLRLQRRHQLESYKQQKKELLQKGNTCITNTEGWVGHPLDPIGCLCRALLEACRLEEETLALYPDSGPEKRKAAYQHVLVPGSPGESYLALALEVALLGLGQQRALPEGLYAQDKVVRSEEQLLALLEEVELDERLVQVLRKQAGLLLEGGPFSGFGEVLFRESVPMHTCARYLFTALLPHDPDLAYRLALRAMRLPVLETAFPAGEPHPNPLDSIMSNRFPRWFILGHLETRQCELASAMLTAAKGDPKWLHAVLGSIQQNIHSPALLFKLAQDACKTATPASAPPDTTLLGIALELGLQVMRMTLNTMTWRRREMVRWLVGCATEIGPQALMNIMQNWYSLFTPVEAATIVAVTGTTHATLSRLQLDAPRREELWACARTLALQCAMKDPQNCALPALTLCEKNHAAFEAAYQIVLDAAAGGLGHAHLFTVARYMEHRGLPLRAYKLATLALAQLSIAFNQDSHPAVNDVLWACSLSHSLGRHELSAIVPLIIRSIHCAPMLSDILRRWTLSAPGLGPLGARRAAKPLGADRAPLCQLLDAAVAAYIATSHSRLTHISPRHYGDFIEFLGQARETFLLAPDGHLQFAQFLENLKQTYKGKKKLMLLVRERFG, from the exons ATGGACCCCCCCGCGGCCAAGCGGAGCCGGGGCTGCCCCGCGGGACCGGAGGAGCGCGatgccggggccggggccggggccgtgCGCGGCCGGGGCCGGCCCGAGGCGCTGTTGGACCTCAGTGCCAAGCGAGTAGCCGAGAGCTGGGCCTTCGAGCAg GTGGAGGAGCGCTTCTCCCGGGTGCCAGAGCCGGTCCAGAAGCGCATAGTGTTCTGGTCATTCCCACGCAGTGAACGGGAGATCTGTATGTACTCGTCCCTGGGCTACCAGCCACCGGAGGGCGAGCATGATGCCCGGGTGCCCTTCACCCGCGGACTGCACCTGCTGCAGAGCGGGGCCGTGGACCGCGTGCTGCAAGTGG GGTTCCATCTGAGTGGAAACATCCGGGAGCTGGGGGGCCCTGGAGAGCCCGAGCGCCTCTACCACGTCTCCATCAGCTTTGACCGCTGCAAGATCACGTCTGTGAGCTGCGGCTGCGACAACCGCGACCTCTTCTACTGTGCCCACGTGGTGGCCCTGTCTCTGTACCGCATTCGGCACGCGCGCCAGGTGGAGCTGCGGCTGCCCATCTCCGAGACGCTCTCGCAGATGAACAGAGACCAGCTGCAGAAGTTCGTGCAGTACCTTATCAGCGCCCACCACACCGAGGTGCTGCCCACCGCCCAGCGCCTGGCTGACGAGATCCTGCTGCTGGGGTCCGAGATCAACCTGGTGCACG GTGCCCCAGACCCCACGGCGGGCGCAGGCATCGAGGACGCCAACTGCTGGCACCTGGACGAGGAGCAGATCCAGGAGCAGGTGAAGCAGCTGCTGGCCAACGGCGGCTACTATGGCGCCAGCCAGCAGCTGCGCTCCATGTTCTGCAAG GTGCGGGAGATGCTGCGGATGCGGGACTCCAACGGGGCGCGCATGCTGATCCTTATGACCGAGCAGTTCCTGCAGGACCCGCGCCTGGCGCTGTGGCGGCAGCAGGGCGCTGGGATGACCGACAAGTGTCGACAGCTGTGGGACGAGCTGG GGGCCCTGTGGGTGTGTGTCGTCCTGAGCCCCCACTGCAAACCGGAGGAGCGGGTGAGCTGGCTCCAGCTGCTTGGCAAGTGGGACCAGCTGGACGTGTGCCCACTGGAAGAGGGCAACTACTCTTTCGACGggcccagcctgcagcccacCATGGCCCTCAGCCCAG gcccggaggaggaggaggacgaagaggaggaggtggtggccgCGGGTTCCCGCCACACCGTCTTCGGCCGTGCCCTCCAGGCCGGCTCTCTACACTGGAGTGACGCCCACCTCCAGAGGATCCTGGCCAGCGACTCCTATGGCCCCAGCCTCACAGGCAACGTGGGCAGTGAAAAGCCAACCTTTGACCCCCAGGGCCGCCCACTGTGGCTGGGCGAACCCTTCCCCACCGCCTGCGCCCGTGTGGACACCCTGCGCGCCCACGGGTACCCCCGCCAGGCCCTGCGGCTGGCAAGTGCCATCGTCAACACACTCCGGCTGCAGCGGCGGCATCAGCTCGAGAGCTACAAGCAGCAGAAAAAAG AGCTGCTGCAGAAAGGTAACACCTGCATCACCAACACGGAAGGATGGGTGGGCCACCCCTTGGACCCCATTGGCTGCCTCTGCAGGGCGCTCCTGGAAGCCTGCCGCCTGGAGGAGGAGACCCTCGCCCTTTACCCAG ACTCGGGCCCCGAGAAGCGGAAGGCAGCCTACCAGCACGTGCTGGTGCCCGGGAGCCCCGGGGAGTCCTACTTGGCGCTGGCCCTGGAGGTGgccctgctgggcctggggcagcaGCGGGCCCTGCCCGAGGGACTGTACGCTCAGGACAAGGTGGTGCGCAGTGAGGAGCAGCTGCTGGCCCTGCTGGAGGAGGTGGAGCTGGACGAGCGGCTGGTGCAGGTGCTGCGCAAGCAGGCGGGGCTGCTGCTGGAAG GGGGTCCGTTCAGCGGCTTCGGAGAGGTGCTGTTCCGGGAGAGCGTGCCCATGCACACCTGTGCCCGCTACCTGTTCACCGCGCTGCTGCCCCACGACCCCGACCTGGCCTACCGCCTGGCGCTGAGGGCCATGAG GCTGCCTGTCCTGGAGACGGCGTTTCCAGCCGGAGAACCTCACCCCAACCCTCTGGACTCCATCATGAGCAACCGCTTCCCCCGCTGGTTCATCCTTGGCCACCTGGAGACGCGCCAGTGCGAGCTGGCCTCTGCCATGCTGACAGCTGCCAAGG GGGACCCCAAGTGGCTGCATGCGGTACTGGGCTCCATCCAGCAGAACATCCACTCGCCCGCCCTGCTGTTCAAGCTGGCGCAGGACGCCTGCAAAACGGCCACCCCGGCCAGTGCGCCTCCTGACACCACGCTGCTGGGCATCGCGCTGGAACTGGGCCTGCAG GTGATGCGGATGACCCTGAACACCATGACCTGGAGGCGGCGGGAGATGGTGCGGTGGCTGGTGGGCTGTGCCACAGAGATCG GCCCACAAGCCCTGATGAATATCATGCAGAACTGGTACTCCTTATTCACACCGGTGGAGGCCGCCACCATCGTGGCGGTGACGGGCACCACGCATGCCACGCTGTCGCGGCTGCAGCTGGACGCACCCCGGCGGGAGGAGCTCTGGGCCTGTGCGCGCACCCTGGCCTTGCAGTGCGCCATGAAAGACCCGCAGAACTGTGCCCTGCCCGCCCTCACCCTTTGTGAGAAGAACCACGCGGCCTTCGAGGCCGCCTACCAGATCGTGCTGGACGCCGCGGCCGGCGGCCTGGGCCACGCTCACCTCTTCACCGTGGCCCGCTACATGGAGCACCGCGGCCTACCGCTGCGGGCCTACAAACTGGCCACACTGGCCCTGGCACAGCTCAGCATCGCCTTCAACCAGGACAGCCACCCCGCCGTCAATGACGTGCTCTGGGCCTGCTCGCTCAGCCACTCGCTGGGCCGCCACGAGCTGTCCGCCATCGTCCCCCTCATCATCCGCAGCATCCACTGTGCCCCCATGCTCTCTGACATCCTGCGCCGCTGGACCCTCTCAGCACCTggcctggggcccctgggggcccgCCGGGCCGCCAAGCCCCTGGGCGCCGACCGGGCACCGCTCTGCCAGCTCCTGGATGCCGCGGTGGCGGCCTACATCGCCACCAGCCACTCCCGCCTCACGCACATCAGCCCGCGGCACTACGGCGACTTCATCGAGTTCCTGGGCCAGGCCCGTGAGACCTTCCTGCTGGCGCCTGATGGGCACCTGCAATTCGCCCAGTTCTTGGAGAACCTCAAACAGACCTACAAGGGCAAGAAGAAGCTCATGCTCTTGGTGCGGGAGCGCTTTGGCTGA